The genomic window AAGGACTGCGAATCCAACTGCCCATCGAAGATTGGCATAGACCCGTTTTGTGGAATTGAAATATCGGTTTATTAACTGAGATTGAAGTTCATGTTCAAATATCTCAGCTTTGAGGATTGGCACTTCGATCTTGTCTAAGGTTTCTTCAAATTTCTTCATAGGATATATCTCCCTGTAAAAAGTTTCGTAACTTTTCTAATGAACGATGTACTTGTACTTTAATTGTTCCTTCTTTCTGTTTGAGGATCTCAGCTATCTCTTTATGTTTCATCTTCTCAAAGAAGCGGAGTGATATCAGGTTCTGCTCATACAGATCGAGTTGACGGATTGCTTCTTTTAATGATTGATAATCAAGATCCATGAGTTCCTTGCCTTGGATTGTTTGCTTTTCACGCAACTTATCCTTCATCTGCTGATTTCGCTTTTCTTTCCTGAAATATTGATTGGTTTCGTTCACCGCAATCCGATAGAGCCAGGAAGAGAAGGAGCATTTTTTCTCATTAACGAAACGATATCGACCAATATTCGTCATTGCTTTATAAAAAATATTAGACACGATCTCGTTACGCGCAGCGTCATCGTTCACTCTATGATACACAAAATTATTGATCTTTGGAAAATATCTCTGATACACTTCTCCAAAAGCGGAGATGTCTTTTTTCGCTTTCAAAATGAGCTTTTTTTCAGACACGTTCATCATTTCCATGTTTCATGTACCTTTATAACGTAAAAATGAGAAAAAGGTTACAAGGTTTAGGTCAATTTCTTGACAAGATACTAACCTTTTAAATCCTAAATTATAAATGAGGAGTCATTCTATGAAA from Candidatus Cloacimonadota bacterium includes these protein-coding regions:
- a CDS encoding sigma-70 family RNA polymerase sigma factor; translated protein: MKAKKDISAFGEVYQRYFPKINNFVYHRVNDDAARNEIVSNIFYKAMTNIGRYRFVNEKKCSFSSWLYRIAVNETNQYFRKEKRNQQMKDKLREKQTIQGKELMDLDYQSLKEAIRQLDLYEQNLISLRFFEKMKHKEIAEILKQKEGTIKVQVHRSLEKLRNFLQGDISYEEI